From the genome of Eucalyptus grandis isolate ANBG69807.140 chromosome 2, ASM1654582v1, whole genome shotgun sequence, one region includes:
- the LOC104432526 gene encoding peptidyl-prolyl cis-trans isomerase CYP19-3 isoform X3 translates to MDDQYAVSNLAEVVARMSNPKVFFDILIGKMKAGRVVMELFADVTPKTAENFRALCTGEKGIGRSGKPLHYKGSTFHRIIPNFMCQGGDFTRGNGTGGESIYGMKFADENFKIKHTGLGVLSMANAGPDTNGSQFFICTEKTPWLDGKHVVFGKVVDGYNVVKEMESVGSDSGSTRETVAIEDCGQLSEN, encoded by the exons ATGGATGACCAATATGCTGTGTCCAATCTTGCAG AGGTTGTGGCTAGGATGTCGAATCCAAAGGTTTTCTTCGACATATTGATTGGTAAGATGAAAGCAGGCAGGGTTGTGATGGAGCTCTTTGCAGACGTCACGCCCAAGACCGCCGAAAATTTCCGCGCACTGTGCACCGGGGAGAAGGGGATCGGCAGATCTGGGAAACCGCTGCATTACAAGGGATCAACCTTTCACCGTATAATCCCAAACTTCATGTGTCAAGGCGGGGATTTCACTAGGGGCAACGGAACCGGAGGGGAGTCTATATACGGAATGAAATTTGCCGATGAGAACTTCAAGATTAAGCACACCGGCCTGGGAGTGCTGTCGATGGCCAACGCGGGACCCGACACCAATGGCTCTCAGTTCTTCATATGCACCGAGAAGACCCCGTGGCTGGATGGGAAGCACGTCGTGTTTGGGAAGGTCGTAGACGGTTATAACGTGGTTAAGGAGATGGAGAGCGTGGGTTCTGATAGCGGAAGCACGAGGGAAACGGTTGCAATCGAAGACTGCGGTCAGCTATCAGAGAATTGA
- the LOC104432526 gene encoding peptidyl-prolyl cis-trans isomerase CYP19-3 isoform X1, translated as MLLLCSPINPTSLDGLNPSSRSLVTGTPPPWNFDCSSQEVVARMSNPKVFFDILIGKMKAGRVVMELFADVTPKTAENFRALCTGEKGIGRSGKPLHYKGSTFHRIIPNFMCQGGDFTRGNGTGGESIYGMKFADENFKIKHTGLGVLSMANAGPDTNGSQFFICTEKTPWLDGKHVVFGKVVDGYNVVKEMESVGSDSGSTRETVAIEDCGQLSEN; from the exons ATGCTTTTGCTTTGCTCTCCTATAAACCCCACTTCCCTCGATGGCTTAAACCCTAGCAGTCGCTCTCTCGTCACTGGGACGCCTCCGCCTTGGAACTTCGATTGCAGTTCACAAg AGGTTGTGGCTAGGATGTCGAATCCAAAGGTTTTCTTCGACATATTGATTGGTAAGATGAAAGCAGGCAGGGTTGTGATGGAGCTCTTTGCAGACGTCACGCCCAAGACCGCCGAAAATTTCCGCGCACTGTGCACCGGGGAGAAGGGGATCGGCAGATCTGGGAAACCGCTGCATTACAAGGGATCAACCTTTCACCGTATAATCCCAAACTTCATGTGTCAAGGCGGGGATTTCACTAGGGGCAACGGAACCGGAGGGGAGTCTATATACGGAATGAAATTTGCCGATGAGAACTTCAAGATTAAGCACACCGGCCTGGGAGTGCTGTCGATGGCCAACGCGGGACCCGACACCAATGGCTCTCAGTTCTTCATATGCACCGAGAAGACCCCGTGGCTGGATGGGAAGCACGTCGTGTTTGGGAAGGTCGTAGACGGTTATAACGTGGTTAAGGAGATGGAGAGCGTGGGTTCTGATAGCGGAAGCACGAGGGAAACGGTTGCAATCGAAGACTGCGGTCAGCTATCAGAGAATTGA
- the LOC104432526 gene encoding peptidyl-prolyl cis-trans isomerase CYP19-3 isoform X2, whose amino-acid sequence MSNPKVFFDILIGKMKAGRVVMELFADVTPKTAENFRALCTGEKGIGRSGKPLHYKGSTFHRIIPNFMCQGGDFTRGNGTGGESIYGMKFADENFKIKHTGLGVLSMANAGPDTNGSQFFICTEKTPWLDGKHVVFGKVVDGYNVVKEMESVGSDSGSTRETVAIEDCGQLSEN is encoded by the coding sequence ATGTCGAATCCAAAGGTTTTCTTCGACATATTGATTGGTAAGATGAAAGCAGGCAGGGTTGTGATGGAGCTCTTTGCAGACGTCACGCCCAAGACCGCCGAAAATTTCCGCGCACTGTGCACCGGGGAGAAGGGGATCGGCAGATCTGGGAAACCGCTGCATTACAAGGGATCAACCTTTCACCGTATAATCCCAAACTTCATGTGTCAAGGCGGGGATTTCACTAGGGGCAACGGAACCGGAGGGGAGTCTATATACGGAATGAAATTTGCCGATGAGAACTTCAAGATTAAGCACACCGGCCTGGGAGTGCTGTCGATGGCCAACGCGGGACCCGACACCAATGGCTCTCAGTTCTTCATATGCACCGAGAAGACCCCGTGGCTGGATGGGAAGCACGTCGTGTTTGGGAAGGTCGTAGACGGTTATAACGTGGTTAAGGAGATGGAGAGCGTGGGTTCTGATAGCGGAAGCACGAGGGAAACGGTTGCAATCGAAGACTGCGGTCAGCTATCAGAGAATTGA